A genomic segment from Candidatus Brocadia sinica JPN1 encodes:
- a CDS encoding ABC transporter permease: MITQQQNNSEMRFSHPSQDTLMVHIGGSWLLETSLPSIELLENEIQSTTTVRTVNFDTKNLTSWDSSLLIFLRKVFDTCAKHSIHIQMEGIPQGVRTLLDLASLKRQRKGITRKVEKKSFLVRVADTTFEFVRTSKEMFAFIGEAALAFGKLFCGKANFRRTDLMNVIQESGAQALPIVTLISALVGLIFAFVGALQLKLFGAQIYVADIVGIAMVRVMGAIMTGIIMAGRTGASFAAQIGTMQVNEEVDALKTLGISPMEFLVLPRMLALALMMPLLCLYADLMGIIGGMIVGVFMLDLNFMEYYNQTKAAVALTHLWVGLFHSAVFGVLIALAGCLKGMQCGRSASAVGSATTSAVVTGIVSIIVSTAIITLVCEVLGI, encoded by the coding sequence ATGATTACACAACAGCAGAACAATTCGGAGATGCGTTTTAGTCATCCATCACAGGATACCCTTATGGTCCATATTGGTGGAAGCTGGCTTTTGGAAACATCGCTACCGTCCATTGAGTTACTTGAAAATGAGATACAATCGACGACAACAGTCCGGACGGTCAATTTTGACACAAAAAACCTTACCAGTTGGGATAGCAGTCTGCTCATATTCTTACGAAAGGTCTTTGATACCTGCGCTAAACACAGCATTCATATCCAGATGGAAGGCATTCCCCAGGGAGTGAGGACGCTTCTCGATCTTGCATCTCTAAAACGTCAGCGGAAAGGAATAACCAGGAAGGTAGAGAAAAAATCTTTTCTCGTAAGGGTGGCTGATACAACATTTGAGTTCGTACGGACATCAAAGGAAATGTTTGCGTTCATTGGCGAGGCAGCGCTTGCCTTCGGAAAGCTATTCTGTGGCAAGGCGAATTTCCGCCGCACGGACCTTATGAATGTCATCCAGGAGAGTGGAGCACAGGCGCTCCCCATTGTTACATTGATCAGTGCCCTGGTAGGTTTGATTTTTGCATTTGTAGGCGCCTTACAATTGAAGCTGTTTGGTGCGCAGATTTACGTTGCAGATATTGTGGGAATAGCCATGGTCAGGGTTATGGGGGCGATTATGACCGGCATCATCATGGCAGGCCGGACAGGCGCTTCGTTTGCCGCTCAGATTGGAACAATGCAGGTGAATGAAGAAGTTGATGCGCTCAAAACACTGGGTATATCACCGATGGAATTCCTGGTATTACCCCGCATGCTTGCCCTTGCCCTTATGATGCCGCTCCTGTGCCTGTATGCAGACCTCATGGGTATCATAGGCGGGATGATTGTGGGCGTGTTCATGCTCGATCTGAATTTTATGGAATACTACAATCAGACAAAAGCGGCAGTTGCCCTGACCCATCTCTGGGTAGGACTGTTTCACAGTGCGGTATTTGGCGTGCTTATCGCACTCGCCGGGTGTCTGAAAGGAATGCAGTGCGGAAGAAGCGCGTCTGCGGTCGGGTCTGCCACAACATCAGCGGTGGTGACGGGCATTGTGAGTATCATCGTCTCAACGGCAATCATTACCCTTGTTTGTGAAGTGCTTGGTATTTGA
- a CDS encoding tetratricopeptide repeat protein, translating into MVKRGMFILIIVLVVFVGLKEIVIAAESYEKAIHEGNVLVRKQMYQEALGAYENAIQLKPDAFEAWYNKAVVLDYLGTYAESVESFEKAIQYKPDYYEAWYMKGRALDHAGKYDEAITAFDKALEIKPDSLEVLYNKGNVLDHLGDIDAAAKTYDRIIQVKPDAYEAWNNKGLTLARMPERRSEALEAYDKAIAINPKYYEAWINKGNCFVRLRRYTEAVDAYDRAIEIKPSEHASWADKGFTLADLGKHEEAVKAFNKAIELKPDSYAAWNGKGLALDALGRYEEALVAYEKTIEIQPDSYGAWTNKGLALSRLGKHAEAVTAYEKALQIQPDSYETMANKGCELFKLGKYEEAINVFDSTIKLRPDYPQVWNNKGNALLRLGRFMEAMKSFDKVTQIVTDEEAASIPRQAKIKSEALSNKGLALVQLQNYEEAIKIFDRALKIKSDDFVVWINKGLSLLQLKKYPEALNALDKATTLNGNVHEAWNYKGYVFEEMGKRQEALDAYNKAIQNKPDFFVAFNNKGLLLDAMGNHKEAIESYDAALQIESKFDAAWFNKACAQALLSDKSGGLDSLKKAIGLNPRYKNIAKNNPDFAQLRGDADFQKIIGE; encoded by the coding sequence ATGGTGAAAAGAGGGATGTTTATACTGATTATTGTTCTTGTTGTGTTCGTTGGCTTGAAAGAAATAGTAATCGCAGCGGAAAGTTATGAAAAGGCCATTCATGAAGGAAACGTCCTTGTTCGGAAACAGATGTATCAGGAAGCGCTCGGCGCCTATGAGAACGCTATTCAGTTAAAACCCGATGCCTTTGAGGCCTGGTACAATAAGGCAGTTGTGCTTGATTACCTGGGTACATATGCTGAGTCCGTTGAGTCGTTTGAAAAGGCAATTCAGTACAAGCCGGACTATTATGAAGCGTGGTATATGAAGGGGAGGGCTCTGGATCATGCGGGGAAATACGATGAAGCGATTACGGCATTTGATAAGGCATTGGAGATCAAACCGGATTCTCTTGAGGTCTTATACAATAAGGGGAATGTGCTGGACCATCTTGGGGATATCGATGCTGCTGCGAAGACCTATGACCGCATTATCCAGGTAAAACCTGATGCGTATGAGGCGTGGAATAATAAAGGACTGACTCTGGCAAGGATGCCTGAAAGGAGAAGTGAGGCATTAGAGGCATACGATAAGGCTATTGCGATTAATCCGAAATATTATGAAGCGTGGATTAATAAAGGGAATTGTTTTGTCAGACTTCGCAGGTATACAGAGGCCGTTGATGCCTATGACAGGGCAATTGAAATAAAACCTTCTGAACATGCTTCATGGGCTGATAAGGGATTTACCCTTGCTGATCTGGGAAAACATGAGGAGGCGGTTAAAGCATTCAATAAGGCCATTGAACTAAAACCCGATTCGTACGCAGCCTGGAACGGGAAGGGGCTTGCCCTGGATGCTTTGGGCCGGTACGAGGAAGCCCTTGTTGCATACGAGAAGACAATTGAAATACAACCCGATTCTTACGGTGCCTGGACCAATAAGGGATTGGCCTTATCCCGGCTTGGGAAACATGCGGAGGCTGTTACCGCCTATGAAAAGGCGCTCCAGATCCAGCCTGATTCATATGAAACTATGGCAAATAAAGGGTGTGAGTTATTTAAACTGGGAAAATATGAAGAAGCAATCAACGTTTTTGACAGTACGATAAAGCTGAGGCCCGATTACCCGCAGGTATGGAATAACAAAGGAAATGCCTTATTGCGGTTAGGAAGGTTTATGGAGGCGATGAAATCTTTTGACAAGGTGACCCAGATAGTTACCGATGAGGAAGCTGCAAGTATACCACGTCAGGCAAAGATTAAAAGCGAAGCCCTCAGCAATAAAGGTCTTGCGCTCGTACAACTTCAGAATTACGAAGAGGCCATAAAGATATTTGACAGGGCATTAAAAATCAAGTCTGACGACTTTGTTGTATGGATAAACAAAGGACTTTCCCTTCTGCAATTAAAAAAATATCCGGAGGCATTGAATGCACTTGACAAGGCGACGACCCTGAATGGCAATGTACACGAGGCATGGAATTATAAAGGGTATGTGTTCGAGGAAATGGGAAAAAGACAAGAAGCGCTTGACGCGTATAATAAGGCCATTCAGAATAAACCGGATTTCTTTGTGGCCTTCAATAATAAGGGTCTTCTGTTAGATGCAATGGGAAATCATAAAGAAGCAATCGAGTCTTATGATGCGGCTTTACAAATAGAATCTAAATTTGATGCGGCGTGGTTTAACAAGGCCTGCGCACAAGCCCTGTTATCGGATAAGTCCGGGGGGCTGGATTCTTTAAAGAAAGCCATTGGATTAAATCCGCGATATAAGAATATAGCAAAGAATAATCCTGATTTTGCACAGTTAAGGGGAGACGCTGATTTTCAAAAGATTATAGGTGAATAA